From a region of the Narcine bancroftii isolate sNarBan1 chromosome 5, sNarBan1.hap1, whole genome shotgun sequence genome:
- the LOC138763152 gene encoding E3 SUMO-protein ligase ZBED1-like: MEGDGDIVHCGSAFVKIERPQLVEKSNTTSEVWRYFGFQPGSDGRPENIETPVCKICFRVIPAKASNTSNLYAHLKSQHPHVYIEVKSKPNQAPTNTTSSGEPSKEQTNMMREIFQRKDKFDPKPREHKELTKAVTYYITKDRMPLNTVSQPGFQHLLGKFNPRYELPSKNYFSRVAIPALYADVRKVVERELKSGDCFAAAVETWTCRSNEMYLTCGVQYVDSDWILKTHCLQTQYLPDEHTAQSLKCALEDVLEEWGLDPTNLVAVTTDNGPAVKHACELLGWKRVSCFSQNLQCAIQKGLEDSRIERIVHLSRQIFSQFSRSWKRKRDFSIAQGQKGLPRNSLKADINNQWDTTLDMVERLLEQQDAIRAVLAHDRKICCLVPTWQDIDVLESIISVLRPFREMTEALSSEKFIAISAINPLIKHICNDLVREEQEELSLGFLMRMRIKRELELRYGDTDLLHFLEKVTFIDPRFGPTCVDNLENVLQQIKGEVLAGKMAEETSIFQIGFDGSTLSPSSSCSWYDRDSPGPSQPKKAKYGGGLAKVFGKQSGDGGTDKMATTSVSLQEQLDRELDFYFKEPKLSLESCPLQWWKATQNCLPLLAKLAKKYLCISATNVASERAFSNSCPAFAEYRSAVKPKHMDQLVFLAENLP, from the coding sequence ATGGAAGGTGATGGTGACATTGTGCATTGTGGATCTGCATTTGTAAAAATTGAAAGACCTCAACTTGTAGAAAAGAGCAACACCACATCAGAAGTGTGGAGATACTTTGGTTTCCAACCAGGTAGTGACGGCCGACCAGAAAACATTGAAACACCCGTCTGCAAAATCTGTTTCCGTGTAATTCCAGCAAAGGCTTCAAACACAAGCAACCTTTATGCACATCTGAAGTCCCAGCATCCTCATGTTTACATAGAGGTCAAAAGCAAACCCAACCAGGCACCAACTAACACAACTTCATCAGGGGAACCAAGCAAGGAACAGACGAACATGATGCGGGAAATCTTTCAGCGAAAGGATAAATTTGATCCAAAACCAAGAGAGCACAAGGAGCTAACTAAGGCTGTGACGTACTACATCACCAAGGATAGGATGCCTCTGAatactgtttctcagcctggttttCAGCACCTATTGGGCAAATTTAACCCTAGATATGAGCTGCCAAGCAAGAATTACTTCTCCAGAGTAGCTATTCCAGCACTTTATGCAGATGTTCGCAAAGTTGtggagagagaattaaagagtGGAGATTGTTTTGCTGCAGCTGTTGAAACGTGGACATGCAGAAGCAATGAAATGTATCTAACATGTGGGGTTCAGTATGTGGATAGTGACTGGATCCTTAAAACACACTGCCTGCAGACTCAGTACTTACCAGATGAACACACTGCTCAGAGTCTGAAGTGTGCCCTTGAAGATGTGCTGGAGGAATGGGGCTTGGACCCTACCAATCTTGTGGCTGTCACTACAGACAATGGACCCGCTGTCAAACATGCCTGTGAGTTACTGGGTTGGAAAAGAGTCAGCTGCTTCAGTCAGAATCTGCAGTGTGCTATCCAAAAGGGTCTTGAGGATTCGAGGATTGAACGAATTGTTCATCTGTCTCGTCAAATATTCTCTCAATTTTCACGTAGCTGGAAAAGGAAGAGGGATTTTTCCATAGCTCAAGGTCAAAAGGGGCTTCCAAGAAATTCACTCAAAGCAGATATTAACAACCAGTGGGATACAACATTGGATATGGTAGAAAGGTTACTTGAGCAGCAAGATGCTATCAGAGCTGTATTAGCTCATGACCGTAAGATATGTTGTCTTGTTCCAACGTGGCAAGACATTGATGTTCTTGAGTCCATAATCAGCGTTTTGCGCCCATTCCGTGAAATGACAGAAGCTCTTTCTTCTGAGAAATTCATTGCCATTTCAGCCATAAATCCTTTGATAAAACATATATGTAATGATCTTGTAAGAGAGGAACAAGAGGAGCTATCGCTGGGCTTTTTAATGAGAATGAGAATCAAGCGAGAACTTGAACTACGATATGGAGACACAGATTTGCTTCATTTTCTGGAAAAAGTTACATTCATTGACCCCCGCTTTGGTCCCACATGTGTGGACAACTTAGAAAATGTTCTGCAGCAGATTAAAGGGGAGGTGCTTGCTGGAAAAATGGCCGAAGAAACCTCAATATTTCAAATTGGCTTTGATGGTTCAACTCTCTCTCCATCAAGCTCTTGCAGCTGGTATGATCGAGATAGCCCAGGACCAAGTCAGCCAAAGAAAGCCAAATATGGAGGAGGACTTGCAAAGGTGTTCGGAAAGCAGAGTGGCGATGGAGGCACGGACAAAATGGCAACCACTTCAGTTTCACTGCAGGAGCAGCTTGACCGAGAGCTGGATTTTTATTTTAAGGAGCCAAAACTCTCCCTGGAAAGCTGCCCTCTTCAGTGGTGGAAAGCAACCCAGAATTGCCTGCCCTTATTGGCAAAGCTAGCCAAAAagtatctctgcatttctgcaACTAATGTGGCATCAGAAAGAGCATTCAGCAATAGTTGTCCTGCATTTGCAGAATATCGAAGCGCTGTTAAGCCAAAACATATGGACCAGCTGGTGTTCTTAGCTGAAAATCTTCCGTGA